The Thermodesulfobacteriota bacterium genome includes the window CCCCCACAGCCTCAAGCTGGATCGGGTTCTGGCCAGCTGCCTCGCCAGACCCCTGGCGGTGGACCATCTCGAGCGCCTCCGCCACGGCTTGACCACGGCGGATCGGGTGCTCTTTCTGGGCGACAACGCCGGCGAAGTGGCCTTCGATCGACTGCTCCTGGAAGAGCTGCCGGCTCCGTCCACCTACGTCGTGCGGTCGGTGCCGGTGATCAACGATGCCTTGAAGGAGGATGCCCTGGCCTGCGGCCTCCACCGGCGGGCCGCTTTGACCACTTCGGGCTGCGACTGTCCGGGCACGGTGCTGGCCCGCTGCCGGCCGGCGTTCCGGCAGATCTTTGCCCAGGCCCCGCTCGTGATCAGCAAGGGCCAGGGCAACTTCGAGACCTTGAGCGACGTGCCGGCGCCGGTGGTCTTCCTGTTCACGGTCAAGTGCCCGGTAGTGGCCGAGCACCTGGGCCAGCTCACCGGCTTGGCTCCGGAGGAAGGGGATATGGTGGTGCTGGCTCATCCCCGGTGGGACTGGGACCAGGGCCAGGCCCTGGACAAGACCGGGGCGGCGTGATTACTCTATGGGCTTGCCGAGGCTGGGCGCGGCCGTGGAGGGACACGGCTCCCTGTCTGGCCTCCCCCCGCAACCAGGGCAAGGAGGGTTTGAGCCATGCCGATCTACGAGTACCGCTGCCGCGCCTGCGGCCGCATCTTCGAATGTCTGGTGACCGTGAGCAGCGGCAGCCAGCAGCAGACCTGCCGGTATTGCGGCAGCCAGGAGACGGACAAGACCTTTTCCGCCTTCAGCTGCCGGAGTGGCTCGGCGGCGAGCCTTACCAGCAGCGGCGGAGGCGGCTGCAGCCCGCGCGGCGGCTTCAAGTGAGGATGAAAGCGCGGTCCGGTCGGACCGCCTGTCTGCCCCGGAGGGCCTGTCTGAAACGACCACGGCCCGACCCATCTTTCGGATGGATCGGGCCGTGGTCGTTTCAGGGCCGAAAAAGCGTGCTACTTCTTCCGGCTGGTCTTGGAGAAGTCGTAAACCACCTCGTTGGGCCGCACCAGCCCAAACCGGTTGCGGGCGATCTGCTCGAGGAAGGCCGGGTCGTTCTCCAGCTTCTCCAGCTCCTGGGACAGCTCCGCGACGGCCCGGCTGCTGTCCTCAATCTGGGCCGTCACCTGGGCCCGCTGGCGATGGACGTCGTAGAGCTGCCACAGGCCGTAAGGTCCGGCCAGAAGCCAGCCCAGGAGCAGGATCAGGATGCCGGTACCGACAGCGACAAGCCGCCGGTCCTCACTGGCCAGCCTGCCCCGCCCCCCTGCCCTGCCGTGCAACACCATGGACCGCCCCTGTGCCCCGCGCTGAGCTTCCCCTGGACCGCCCCCTGCACCTCGTTGTGCGGCTTCACCACACGACCAGCTCACTCTACGCGAGTCGTGGCCGTCTTGCAATGGGGGAGCACGGGGCTACCAGCCTTGCCAAGCAGCGCCTGCAGGTAGGCCCGCACCGAACGGGGATAGAGCGCCGCGCTTCTGCCCAGCCGCGGCAGACTGACCGCCTGCCAGTTGATCTCGTCCTCCACCGGGAGCCGGCCGCGCAGGTAAATGGTGTCCAGGACCGCCTTCTCCGGCCGGGCGAGAAAGGCGCCGTTGGCCGATTCAAAGCCCCAGAACAGGGATTCCTTGATTCGGGAATACTCGATGACCGCGCCTGGGAGGACGACCCGGTTCCGGCGGCCCACCGACGGGGCCAAGGTCACCACCGTGCAAACCGTGGGCGCCTGGTCCAGAAGGCCGTGGGCATTGAGGGCCCACTCCGCGGA containing:
- a CDS encoding septum formation initiator family protein, with product MVLHGRAGGRGRLASEDRRLVAVGTGILILLLGWLLAGPYGLWQLYDVHRQRAQVTAQIEDSSRAVAELSQELEKLENDPAFLEQIARNRFGLVRPNEVVYDFSKTSRKK
- a CDS encoding ARMT1-like domain-containing protein, whose protein sequence is MKTSARCLPCFRRQAEGVLHRAGLAPEAARPAMAAVEAWLAQVQPQLSPPENAASLYRLLAAILHDPDPFRTMKKAANRLALDLLPRLQRMMPVQGDRLAAAVRLAIAGNVIDCGAPHSLKLDRVLASCLARPLAVDHLERLRHGLTTADRVLFLGDNAGEVAFDRLLLEELPAPSTYVVRSVPVINDALKEDALACGLHRRAALTTSGCDCPGTVLARCRPAFRQIFAQAPLVISKGQGNFETLSDVPAPVVFLFTVKCPVVAEHLGQLTGLAPEEGDMVVLAHPRWDWDQGQALDKTGAA
- a CDS encoding zinc ribbon domain-containing protein; this encodes MPIYEYRCRACGRIFECLVTVSSGSQQQTCRYCGSQETDKTFSAFSCRSGSAASLTSSGGGGCSPRGGFK